One bacterium genomic window, GCTCGGCGAACACTGCGCCGTGCGGCACGTCGATCCGCCCGTTCCCGAGCCGGCCTGACCCCGCGTCGCCGGCCGCGGTCCCTTCCTCGCCGGCGGTAGATTGAAGAGAGCGGCGCGCCGCGGCGGCGCGCCGGCGGGAGCGGCGATGCGCTGGTCGGTCCGCGCGGCGAGGCTGTTCGGCGTGGACGTGAAGGTCCACGCGACGTTCGGGCTCGTGCTGGTCCTCGGCGCGGTCCAGTGGGGGACGGGGCGCGGCGCGGCCGGGGCGCTCTTCGGCGCGGCGCTGATGCTCGCGCTCTTCGTCTGCGTCGTGCTGCACGAGCTCGGCCACAGCCTCGTCGCCCGGGCCTTCGGCGTGCCGACGCGCGAGATCGTCCTGCTCCCGATCGGCGGCGTGGCGCTGATGGGGCCGATGCCCCGCTCGCCGCTGCGCGAACTGGCGATCGCCGTCGCCGGACCGCTGGTCAACGTCCTCCTCGCCGGCCTTCTCGCGCCGGCGACCGGCGTCACCGCCGCCCTCCTCGGCCTCGACGCGCAGGGGCTCGTCCGCGGGGCGGGGGCGCCGTCCGTCCCCACGTTCCTGCTCTGGCTGCTCGGGGCCAACGTCTCGCTGGCCGTCTTCAACATGGTCCCGGCCTTCCCGCTCGACGGCGGCCGGATCCTGCGCGCGCTCCTCGCGCTCTGCCTCGACCACGAGCGCGCGACGCAGGTCGCCGCCGTCGTCGGCCAGTTGATCGCCGCCGCCCTCGGCTTCTTCGGGCTCGTCTTCGGCGCGCC contains:
- a CDS encoding site-2 protease family protein; the protein is MRWSVRAARLFGVDVKVHATFGLVLVLGAVQWGTGRGAAGALFGAALMLALFVCVVLHELGHSLVARAFGVPTREIVLLPIGGVALMGPMPRSPLRELAIAVAGPLVNVLLAGLLAPATGVTAALLGLDAQGLVRGAGAPSVPTFLLWLLGANVSLAVFNMVPAFPLDGGRILRALLALCLDHERATQVAAVVGQLIAAALGFFGLVFGAPTLLLVALFIFLGATGEGRRARLAPLLARLSAREACNARALRLAPQDTVERAADYVLAAHQPDFAVVEEDRLLGVVTRDDLVDALARGGGGAAVAGIMRSDAPRAKAGATLAEVQDALYAAGARVAAVFDGERFLGLLSLEDIARALMLAPWPERPGAGAAPR